A single genomic interval of Syngnathoides biaculeatus isolate LvHL_M chromosome 1, ASM1980259v1, whole genome shotgun sequence harbors:
- the LOC133499657 gene encoding protein TMEPAI-like isoform X2, producing the protein MDISELELVQIVLILLAMSATVLVVVCLLLHYRLVALTLLGRLGHVRPDPAAPRNASGRPNGVLTQQAQGRPIRGLHSRAPPVLVQCRLQPTYPYLPQETLNLPPTVWFPNGEGKAPRTGPRRCSPRHPELKRACVRAPPNRTLAADNYTHGAGRRSESPPPSYSVTIEDTGCKSAPPAPKRLQTCWSPAENRTSTEAVPHNSSVT; encoded by the exons ATGGATATAT CTGAACTGGAGCTGGTTCAGATAGTTCTTATCCTGCTGGCGATGAGCGCGACGGTGCTGGTGGTCGTGTGCCTTCTCCTCCACTACCGCCTCGTCGCCCTGACCCTCCTCGGCAGGCTCGGCCACGTGCGGCCGGACCCGGCGGCGCCGCGG aatgCGAGTGGGAGGCCGAACGGCGTGCTGACTCAACAGGCACAAGGCCGG CCGATTCGTGGCCTCCACAGCCGCGCCCCGCCGGTCTTGGTGCAGTGTCGCCTGCAGCCCACCTACCCCTACTTGCCGCAGGAGACCCTCAACCTGCCCCCGACGGTCTGGTTCCCCAACGGGGAGGGCAAGGCGCCCCGCACGGGCCCCCGCCGCTGCTCCCCGCGACACCCCGAGCTAAAGCGCGCCTGCGTCCGCGCCCCTCCCAACCGCACGCTCGCGGCGGACAATTACACCCACGGCGCCGGCCGGAGGTCCGAGAGCCCCCCGCCCTCCTACAGCGTGACTATTGAGGACACGGGCTGTAAAAGTGCCCCCCCTGCTCCCAAAAGGTTACAAACGTGCTGGAGTCCGGCGGAGAACAGAACCTCCACCGAAGCCGTCCCTCATAACTCGTCGGTCACTTGA
- the thap7 gene encoding THAP domain-containing protein 7 isoform X1, with amino-acid sequence MKKISDVTGRHYTGVVKSTAPSDALEMPRHCSAGGCKSHDNREARNAGITFHKLPKEASRRSLWICNSRRPDSWDPRSNFVYFCSKHFTPESFELASCSGIRRLREDAFPTVFDSTSVTKSKNPGKLLKLEDRNGRVSGVQNPDKRQTPNESAEETNQEEPGAPQETPENEGQRPLRDETPSPPPASPPRPVSPSRYMRRLPPRPGFYLPKEHSYAQLCPLVWRKRYDKAVDYLEKTLRQLHAARRRENRLRGSLLRLRDRQQKMQGSRDGGENAGKYCGHCGRGHRKSEMEKEAKSKGANSPSSPHTVQSPQNRPDCRRELCECPHRDPRPPPPLLWIQGEGEEQFILVPVPDESQLRNYFDAAGRASPGSRADPEDGTATGEDVREKLKEHLEGFHLQLSSEFAG; translated from the exons ATGAAAAAG atcagtgacGTGACCGGCAGGCACTACACGGGGGTCGTCAAGTCCACAGCGCCCTCTGACGCATTGGAG ATGCCTCGACATTGCTCCGCTGGCGGCTGCAAATCCCATGACAACCGTGAGGCTCGTAATGCCGGCATCACATTCCACAA GTTGCCCAAAGAAGCCTCCCGTCGGAGCCTCTGGATCTGCAACTCCCGCCGTCCGGACTCCTGGGACCCCCGGTCCAACTTTGTCTACTTTTGCTCCAAACATTTCACGCCGGAGAGCTTCGAGCTGGCCAGCTGCAG CGGCATCAGGAGGCTGAGGGAAGATGCGTTCCCAACCGTGTTTGATTCCACATCGGTGACCAAATCCAAAAACCCGGGGAAGCTCCTGAAACTGGAGGACAG AAACGGGCGTGTTTCGGGGGTGCAAAACCCCGACAAGCGTCAAACTCCAAATGAATCCGCCGAGGAAACCAACCAGGAGGAACCAGGAGCCCCTCAAGAGACGCCAGAAAACGAGGGGCAGCGACCGCTCCGAGACGAGACGCCTTCGCCTCCGCCGGCGTCGCCCCCTCGGCCGGTCTCTCCGTCGCGCTACATGCGCCGCCTCCCCCCGCGCCCGGGCTTCTACCTCCCCAAGGAGCACAGCTACGCCCAGCTCTGCCCCCTGGTGTGGCGGAAGCGCTACGACAAGGCCGTGGACTACCTGGAGAAGACCCTGCGGCAGCTGCACGCCGCCCGCCGGCGGGAAAACCGACTGCGCGGCTCCCTGCTGAGGCTGCGCGACAGGCAGCAGAAGATGCAAGGCAGCAGAGACGGCGGCGAGAACGCGGGGAAGTACTGCGGTCACTGCGGGAGAGGGCACAGGAAGTCGGAAATGGAGAAAGAAGCCAAGTCCAAGGGGGCAAATTCTCCAAGTTCCCCACACACAGTCCAAAGTCCGCAGAACCGGCCCGACTGCCGTCGTGAGCTGTGCGAGTGTCCTCACCGGGACCCgcgaccgccgccgccgctgctgtgGATACAAGGCGAAGGCGAGGAGCAGTTCATCCTGGTCCCCGTCCCCGACGAAAGCCAGCTCCGGAATTATTTCGACGCCGCCGGCCGGGCCTCGCCGGGGTCCCGGGCGGACCCTGAGGACGGAACGGCGACGGGCGAAGACGTGAGGGAGAAACTGAAAGAGCACCTGGAGGGGTTTCACCTGCAGCTCAGCAGCGAGTTCGCCggctga
- the ssr2 gene encoding translocon-associated protein subunit beta isoform X2, giving the protein MMKTLHVFLVLALLALGSGEEGARLLASKSLLNRYAVEGRDLTLQYNLYNVGSSAALEVELSDDSFPPEDFGIVSGMLNVKWDRIAPASNVSHTVVLRPLKAGYFNFTSASVSYLAQEGGQVVVGYTSAPGQGGILAQREFDRRFSPHYLDWAAFGVMTLPSIGIPFMLWFSSKRKYDSPKAKKN; this is encoded by the exons ATGATGAAGACGCTGCACGTCTTTTTGGTCTTGGCGCTGCTGGCCCTCGGTTCCGGAGAGGAGGGCGCCCGTCTGCTGGCGTCCAAGTCCCTGCTCAACCGCTACGCCGTGGAAGGCCGAGACCTGACCCTGCAGTACAACCTGTACAACGTGGGCTCCAG CGCCGCTCTGGAGGTGGAGCTGTCCGACGATTCCTTCCCTCCCGAGGACTTTGGAATCGTTTCGGGCATGCTGAACGTGAAATGGGACCGCATTGCGCC AGCCAGCAACGTGTCCCACACCGTGGTCCTGCGCCCCTTGAAAGCCGGCTACTTTAACTTCACCTCGGCGTCCGTCAGCTACCTGGCTCAGGAGGGCGGACAAGTTGTG GTGGGCTACACCAGCGCCCCTGGCCAGGGCGGCATCCTTGCTCAGAGGGAGTTCGACCGCCGCTTTTCCCCGCATTAT CTGGACTGGGCCGCCTTCGGGGTGATGACCCTCCCCTCCATCGGcatcccgttcatgctctggtTCTCCAGCAAGAGGAAGTACGACTCGCCCAAGGCTAAGAAGAACTga
- the thap7 gene encoding THAP domain-containing protein 7 isoform X2, which translates to MKKMPRHCSAGGCKSHDNREARNAGITFHKLPKEASRRSLWICNSRRPDSWDPRSNFVYFCSKHFTPESFELASCSGIRRLREDAFPTVFDSTSVTKSKNPGKLLKLEDRNGRVSGVQNPDKRQTPNESAEETNQEEPGAPQETPENEGQRPLRDETPSPPPASPPRPVSPSRYMRRLPPRPGFYLPKEHSYAQLCPLVWRKRYDKAVDYLEKTLRQLHAARRRENRLRGSLLRLRDRQQKMQGSRDGGENAGKYCGHCGRGHRKSEMEKEAKSKGANSPSSPHTVQSPQNRPDCRRELCECPHRDPRPPPPLLWIQGEGEEQFILVPVPDESQLRNYFDAAGRASPGSRADPEDGTATGEDVREKLKEHLEGFHLQLSSEFAG; encoded by the exons ATGAAAAAG ATGCCTCGACATTGCTCCGCTGGCGGCTGCAAATCCCATGACAACCGTGAGGCTCGTAATGCCGGCATCACATTCCACAA GTTGCCCAAAGAAGCCTCCCGTCGGAGCCTCTGGATCTGCAACTCCCGCCGTCCGGACTCCTGGGACCCCCGGTCCAACTTTGTCTACTTTTGCTCCAAACATTTCACGCCGGAGAGCTTCGAGCTGGCCAGCTGCAG CGGCATCAGGAGGCTGAGGGAAGATGCGTTCCCAACCGTGTTTGATTCCACATCGGTGACCAAATCCAAAAACCCGGGGAAGCTCCTGAAACTGGAGGACAG AAACGGGCGTGTTTCGGGGGTGCAAAACCCCGACAAGCGTCAAACTCCAAATGAATCCGCCGAGGAAACCAACCAGGAGGAACCAGGAGCCCCTCAAGAGACGCCAGAAAACGAGGGGCAGCGACCGCTCCGAGACGAGACGCCTTCGCCTCCGCCGGCGTCGCCCCCTCGGCCGGTCTCTCCGTCGCGCTACATGCGCCGCCTCCCCCCGCGCCCGGGCTTCTACCTCCCCAAGGAGCACAGCTACGCCCAGCTCTGCCCCCTGGTGTGGCGGAAGCGCTACGACAAGGCCGTGGACTACCTGGAGAAGACCCTGCGGCAGCTGCACGCCGCCCGCCGGCGGGAAAACCGACTGCGCGGCTCCCTGCTGAGGCTGCGCGACAGGCAGCAGAAGATGCAAGGCAGCAGAGACGGCGGCGAGAACGCGGGGAAGTACTGCGGTCACTGCGGGAGAGGGCACAGGAAGTCGGAAATGGAGAAAGAAGCCAAGTCCAAGGGGGCAAATTCTCCAAGTTCCCCACACACAGTCCAAAGTCCGCAGAACCGGCCCGACTGCCGTCGTGAGCTGTGCGAGTGTCCTCACCGGGACCCgcgaccgccgccgccgctgctgtgGATACAAGGCGAAGGCGAGGAGCAGTTCATCCTGGTCCCCGTCCCCGACGAAAGCCAGCTCCGGAATTATTTCGACGCCGCCGGCCGGGCCTCGCCGGGGTCCCGGGCGGACCCTGAGGACGGAACGGCGACGGGCGAAGACGTGAGGGAGAAACTGAAAGAGCACCTGGAGGGGTTTCACCTGCAGCTCAGCAGCGAGTTCGCCggctga
- the ssr2 gene encoding translocon-associated protein subunit beta isoform X1 produces the protein MSDPVIFFFPICCTRRVNGSLRFARMRVLTSFAPVLQKKKLHTMMKTLHVFLVLALLALGSGEEGARLLASKSLLNRYAVEGRDLTLQYNLYNVGSSAALEVELSDDSFPPEDFGIVSGMLNVKWDRIAPASNVSHTVVLRPLKAGYFNFTSASVSYLAQEGGQVVVGYTSAPGQGGILAQREFDRRFSPHYLDWAAFGVMTLPSIGIPFMLWFSSKRKYDSPKAKKN, from the exons ATGAGCGAtcccgtcatttttttttttccgatctGTTGTACACGTCGTGTCAACGGCAGTCTCCGATTTGCGCGCATGCGCGTCTTGACCTCCTTCGCTCCCGTGCTGCAAAAAAAGAAGCTACACACG ATGATGAAGACGCTGCACGTCTTTTTGGTCTTGGCGCTGCTGGCCCTCGGTTCCGGAGAGGAGGGCGCCCGTCTGCTGGCGTCCAAGTCCCTGCTCAACCGCTACGCCGTGGAAGGCCGAGACCTGACCCTGCAGTACAACCTGTACAACGTGGGCTCCAG CGCCGCTCTGGAGGTGGAGCTGTCCGACGATTCCTTCCCTCCCGAGGACTTTGGAATCGTTTCGGGCATGCTGAACGTGAAATGGGACCGCATTGCGCC AGCCAGCAACGTGTCCCACACCGTGGTCCTGCGCCCCTTGAAAGCCGGCTACTTTAACTTCACCTCGGCGTCCGTCAGCTACCTGGCTCAGGAGGGCGGACAAGTTGTG GTGGGCTACACCAGCGCCCCTGGCCAGGGCGGCATCCTTGCTCAGAGGGAGTTCGACCGCCGCTTTTCCCCGCATTAT CTGGACTGGGCCGCCTTCGGGGTGATGACCCTCCCCTCCATCGGcatcccgttcatgctctggtTCTCCAGCAAGAGGAAGTACGACTCGCCCAAGGCTAAGAAGAACTga
- the thap7 gene encoding THAP domain-containing protein 7 isoform X3, with the protein MPRHCSAGGCKSHDNREARNAGITFHKLPKEASRRSLWICNSRRPDSWDPRSNFVYFCSKHFTPESFELASCSGIRRLREDAFPTVFDSTSVTKSKNPGKLLKLEDRNGRVSGVQNPDKRQTPNESAEETNQEEPGAPQETPENEGQRPLRDETPSPPPASPPRPVSPSRYMRRLPPRPGFYLPKEHSYAQLCPLVWRKRYDKAVDYLEKTLRQLHAARRRENRLRGSLLRLRDRQQKMQGSRDGGENAGKYCGHCGRGHRKSEMEKEAKSKGANSPSSPHTVQSPQNRPDCRRELCECPHRDPRPPPPLLWIQGEGEEQFILVPVPDESQLRNYFDAAGRASPGSRADPEDGTATGEDVREKLKEHLEGFHLQLSSEFAG; encoded by the exons ATGCCTCGACATTGCTCCGCTGGCGGCTGCAAATCCCATGACAACCGTGAGGCTCGTAATGCCGGCATCACATTCCACAA GTTGCCCAAAGAAGCCTCCCGTCGGAGCCTCTGGATCTGCAACTCCCGCCGTCCGGACTCCTGGGACCCCCGGTCCAACTTTGTCTACTTTTGCTCCAAACATTTCACGCCGGAGAGCTTCGAGCTGGCCAGCTGCAG CGGCATCAGGAGGCTGAGGGAAGATGCGTTCCCAACCGTGTTTGATTCCACATCGGTGACCAAATCCAAAAACCCGGGGAAGCTCCTGAAACTGGAGGACAG AAACGGGCGTGTTTCGGGGGTGCAAAACCCCGACAAGCGTCAAACTCCAAATGAATCCGCCGAGGAAACCAACCAGGAGGAACCAGGAGCCCCTCAAGAGACGCCAGAAAACGAGGGGCAGCGACCGCTCCGAGACGAGACGCCTTCGCCTCCGCCGGCGTCGCCCCCTCGGCCGGTCTCTCCGTCGCGCTACATGCGCCGCCTCCCCCCGCGCCCGGGCTTCTACCTCCCCAAGGAGCACAGCTACGCCCAGCTCTGCCCCCTGGTGTGGCGGAAGCGCTACGACAAGGCCGTGGACTACCTGGAGAAGACCCTGCGGCAGCTGCACGCCGCCCGCCGGCGGGAAAACCGACTGCGCGGCTCCCTGCTGAGGCTGCGCGACAGGCAGCAGAAGATGCAAGGCAGCAGAGACGGCGGCGAGAACGCGGGGAAGTACTGCGGTCACTGCGGGAGAGGGCACAGGAAGTCGGAAATGGAGAAAGAAGCCAAGTCCAAGGGGGCAAATTCTCCAAGTTCCCCACACACAGTCCAAAGTCCGCAGAACCGGCCCGACTGCCGTCGTGAGCTGTGCGAGTGTCCTCACCGGGACCCgcgaccgccgccgccgctgctgtgGATACAAGGCGAAGGCGAGGAGCAGTTCATCCTGGTCCCCGTCCCCGACGAAAGCCAGCTCCGGAATTATTTCGACGCCGCCGGCCGGGCCTCGCCGGGGTCCCGGGCGGACCCTGAGGACGGAACGGCGACGGGCGAAGACGTGAGGGAGAAACTGAAAGAGCACCTGGAGGGGTTTCACCTGCAGCTCAGCAGCGAGTTCGCCggctga
- the LOC133499657 gene encoding protein TMEPAI-like isoform X1, which produces MDVFSYRSHPAPPALISSLGIDNNFLRRDFGRPCFYFFIRVSIFPGESCGPVTMTTRAPAWPPHLTLGLPSLAAELELVQIVLILLAMSATVLVVVCLLLHYRLVALTLLGRLGHVRPDPAAPRNASGRPNGVLTQQAQGRPIRGLHSRAPPVLVQCRLQPTYPYLPQETLNLPPTVWFPNGEGKAPRTGPRRCSPRHPELKRACVRAPPNRTLAADNYTHGAGRRSESPPPSYSVTIEDTGCKSAPPAPKRLQTCWSPAENRTSTEAVPHNSSVT; this is translated from the exons atggatgtattttccTACAGGtcccaccccgcccccccagCCCTTATCTCGTCGTTAGGCATTGACAATAACTTTCTGCGTCGCGATTTCGGACGCCCctgcttttatttctttattcgTGTATCGATTTTCCCGGGAGAAAGCTGTGGCCCAGTTACCATGACGACCAGAGCACCGGCGTGGCCGCCTCACCTCACTCTCGGTCTCCCTTCCCTCGCAGCTGAACTGGAGCTGGTTCAGATAGTTCTTATCCTGCTGGCGATGAGCGCGACGGTGCTGGTGGTCGTGTGCCTTCTCCTCCACTACCGCCTCGTCGCCCTGACCCTCCTCGGCAGGCTCGGCCACGTGCGGCCGGACCCGGCGGCGCCGCGG aatgCGAGTGGGAGGCCGAACGGCGTGCTGACTCAACAGGCACAAGGCCGG CCGATTCGTGGCCTCCACAGCCGCGCCCCGCCGGTCTTGGTGCAGTGTCGCCTGCAGCCCACCTACCCCTACTTGCCGCAGGAGACCCTCAACCTGCCCCCGACGGTCTGGTTCCCCAACGGGGAGGGCAAGGCGCCCCGCACGGGCCCCCGCCGCTGCTCCCCGCGACACCCCGAGCTAAAGCGCGCCTGCGTCCGCGCCCCTCCCAACCGCACGCTCGCGGCGGACAATTACACCCACGGCGCCGGCCGGAGGTCCGAGAGCCCCCCGCCCTCCTACAGCGTGACTATTGAGGACACGGGCTGTAAAAGTGCCCCCCCTGCTCCCAAAAGGTTACAAACGTGCTGGAGTCCGGCGGAGAACAGAACCTCCACCGAAGCCGTCCCTCATAACTCGTCGGTCACTTGA